The following proteins are co-located in the Gorilla gorilla gorilla isolate KB3781 chromosome 18, NHGRI_mGorGor1-v2.1_pri, whole genome shotgun sequence genome:
- the LOC101129998 gene encoding serine/threonine-protein kinase SMG1-like isoform X2, with amino-acid sequence MRKSQERSMSYCDESRLSNLLRRITRENDRDRRLATVKQLKEFIQQPENKLVLVKQLDNILAAVHDVLNESSKLLQELRQEGACCLGLLCASLSYEAEKIFKWIFSKFSSSAKDEVKLLYLCATYKALETVGEKKAFSSVMQLVMTSLQSILENVDTPELLCKCVKCILLVAQCYPHIFSTNFRDTVGILVGWHRDHTQKPSLTQQVSGWLQSLEPFWVADLAFSTTLLGQFLEDMEAYAEDLSHVASGESVDEDVPPPSVSLPKLAALLRVFSTVVRSIGERLSPIRVLQLLRHT; translated from the exons ATGAGGAAATCACAGG AGAGATCGATGTCTTATTGTGATGAGTCTCGACTGTCAAATCTTCTTCGGAGGATCACCCGGGAAAACGACCGAGACCGGAGACTGGCTACTGTAAAGCAGTTGAAAGAATTTATTCAGCAACCAGAAAATAAGCTG GTACTAGTTAAACAATTGGATAATATCTTGGCTGCTGTACATGATGTGCTTAATGAAAG TAGCAAATTGCTTCAGGAGTTGAGACAGGAGGGAGCTTGCTGTCTTGGCCTTCTTTGTGCTTCTCTGAGCTATGAGGCTGAGAAGATCTTCAAGTGGATTTTTAGCAAATTTAGCTCATCTGCAAAAGATGAAGTTAAACTCCTCTACTTATGTGCCACCTACAAAGCACTAGAGACTGTAGGAGAAAAGAAAGCCTTTTCATCTGTAATGCAG cttgtAATGACCAGCCTGCAGTCAATTCTTGAAAATGTGGATACACCAGAATTGCTTTGCAAATGTGTTAAGTGCATTCTTTTGGTGGCTCAATGTTACCCTCATATTTTCAGCACTAATTTTAGG GATACAGTTGGTATATTAGTTGGATGGCATAGAGATCATACTCAGAAACCTTCGCTCACGCAGCAGGTGTCTG GGTGGTTGCAGAGTTTGGAGCCATTTTGGGTAGCTGATCTTGCATTTTCTACGACTCTTCTTGGTCAGTTTCTAGAAGACATGGAAGCATATGCTGAG GACCTCAGCCATGTGGCCTCTGGGGAATCAGTGGATGAAGACGTGCCTCCTCCATCAGTGTCATTACCAAAGCTGGCTGCGCTTCTCCGGGTATTTAGTACTGTGGTGAGGAGCATTGGGGAACGCCTCAGCCCAATTCGGGTCCTCCAATTACTGAGGCATACGTAA